One genomic segment of Nocardia spumae includes these proteins:
- a CDS encoding TetR/AcrR family transcriptional regulator — MGTATPTRRERRRSETSAEIKQVALRLMADGGPAAITLRAIAREMGMTANAVYSYFETRDDLVTTLIGDVYAELADTLETARDAYPADAAADRIMAWACAFRDWALANPEGFRLIYGDPIPGYRAPEGGAAPTAEHRVCAGLTGLAAGAWPHAENAYADNGFTWSDFEPKLVAEVQRDFPGLPPAAVAIALRIWGHLHGLVSLEILGHLRSQTTNPDKLYRNEIGHLIRALGLDPQAGRTSSETIRPIASNNETV, encoded by the coding sequence ATGGGAACTGCCACGCCGACGCGGCGAGAACGGCGCCGATCGGAGACGTCGGCGGAGATCAAGCAGGTCGCACTGCGGCTCATGGCGGACGGCGGCCCGGCCGCGATCACACTGCGCGCCATCGCTCGCGAAATGGGCATGACGGCCAACGCGGTGTACAGCTACTTCGAAACTCGCGACGATCTGGTCACGACGCTGATCGGTGATGTGTACGCGGAACTTGCCGACACCCTGGAAACAGCACGCGACGCCTACCCCGCCGATGCCGCCGCGGACCGAATCATGGCTTGGGCGTGCGCCTTTCGAGACTGGGCGCTTGCCAATCCCGAGGGCTTCCGCCTGATCTACGGCGATCCGATACCCGGCTATCGAGCACCCGAGGGCGGCGCCGCACCGACCGCCGAGCACCGGGTGTGCGCCGGGCTCACCGGGCTCGCGGCGGGCGCCTGGCCGCACGCCGAAAACGCTTATGCGGACAACGGATTCACCTGGTCCGACTTCGAACCGAAACTCGTCGCCGAGGTGCAGCGGGACTTCCCCGGGCTACCGCCCGCCGCGGTGGCGATCGCCTTACGCATCTGGGGCCATCTGCACGGCCTGGTCTCACTCGAGATCCTCGGCCACCTGCGCTCGCAGACGACGAACCCGGACAAGCTCTACCGCAACGAGATCGGCCACCTCATCCGCGCATTGGGGCTCGATCCACAGGCCGGCCGAACAAGTTCCGAGACGATTCGGCCGATCGCCTCGAACAACGAAACCGTTTGA
- a CDS encoding TetR/AcrR family transcriptional regulator — protein MTKRRAETRQRLLDAAFDAFAEEGFGRCTVEQICERAGFTRGAFYSNFTSLEELFLDMWEVRSGQMLREVTGVLESEAGVAEGDLRAGVEQVLRAVPLDDKWFRITAEFTAHALRNPPLRRVMVARENAIVAALLPVLENLLARVGRTVTDREGLGSAVVAVHDGTATQCLLEPGSTTAWEQRVTLFTQVAMVYSVAADA, from the coding sequence ATGACCAAGCGGCGGGCCGAGACTCGGCAGCGGTTGCTGGACGCGGCATTCGACGCGTTCGCGGAGGAGGGGTTCGGGCGGTGCACGGTCGAGCAGATCTGTGAGCGAGCCGGATTCACTCGGGGAGCGTTCTACTCCAATTTCACCTCTCTCGAGGAGTTGTTCCTCGACATGTGGGAGGTGCGCTCGGGGCAGATGCTGCGCGAGGTGACCGGTGTCCTGGAGTCCGAGGCCGGTGTCGCGGAGGGAGATCTGCGGGCCGGGGTGGAGCAGGTGCTGCGCGCGGTTCCCCTGGACGACAAATGGTTTCGTATCACCGCCGAATTCACCGCGCACGCCCTGCGCAATCCGCCGCTGCGCCGGGTGATGGTCGCCCGCGAGAACGCCATCGTCGCCGCACTCCTGCCCGTTCTCGAGAATCTTCTGGCCCGCGTGGGGCGCACCGTCACCGATCGCGAGGGGCTGGGGAGTGCGGTGGTCGCCGTGCACGACGGCACCGCCACCCAATGCCTGCTCGAACCCGGCAGCACCACCGCATGGGAGCAGCGGGTGACGCTGTTCACCCAGGTCGCGATGGTATACAGCGTGGCGGCCGACGCATGA
- a CDS encoding 2-keto-4-pentenoate hydratase — protein MLSDAVRNELAAELAVAERDRVPIDPLVPRYPAIDVVDAYEVQLVNIRRRLADGAKVVGHKVGLSSKAMQEMMGVDEPDYGHLLADMQVFSDVPVDTSKYLFPRVEVEVGFVLGADLPGEECTEADVLAATVAYAPAIELIDTRIKNWNITLCDTIADNASSAGWVLGSERVAPDRLDIKAIDATLTRNGEVVAEGRSDAVLDDPTTAVAWLARKVASFGVRLKAGDIVLPGSCTRAIDARPGDDFHAEFAGLGSVRVKFS, from the coding sequence GTGCTGTCCGACGCGGTACGGAACGAACTGGCCGCGGAGCTCGCGGTCGCCGAACGAGACCGGGTGCCGATCGATCCGCTGGTCCCGCGGTATCCCGCGATCGATGTCGTCGACGCCTACGAGGTTCAGCTCGTCAACATCCGGCGGCGGCTGGCCGACGGCGCGAAGGTGGTCGGGCACAAGGTCGGGCTGTCGTCGAAGGCCATGCAGGAGATGATGGGCGTCGACGAGCCCGACTACGGGCATCTGCTGGCCGATATGCAGGTGTTCTCCGACGTTCCCGTCGACACCTCGAAGTACCTGTTCCCGCGGGTCGAGGTCGAGGTCGGCTTCGTCCTGGGCGCGGACCTGCCGGGTGAGGAGTGCACCGAGGCCGATGTGCTCGCCGCGACGGTGGCCTACGCCCCGGCCATCGAGCTCATCGACACCCGCATCAAGAACTGGAACATCACGCTGTGCGACACCATCGCCGACAACGCGTCCTCCGCCGGCTGGGTGCTGGGGTCCGAGCGGGTCGCGCCGGATCGCTTGGACATCAAGGCGATCGACGCCACGCTGACCCGCAACGGCGAGGTGGTCGCCGAGGGCCGCAGCGATGCGGTGCTCGACGATCCGACCACCGCGGTGGCCTGGCTGGCTCGCAAGGTCGCCTCGTTCGGGGTGCGGTTGAAGGCCGGTGACATCGTGCTGCCGGGCTCCTGCACCCGCGCGATCGACGCCCGTCCGGGTGACGACTTCCATGCCGAGTTCGCTGGACTCGGTTCCGTCCGTGTGAAATTCAGCTGA
- a CDS encoding transposase, translating into MSRKRRSFTTEYKVEAAHRVIDSGRTVAEVSRELGIHESLLGRWVADERRRLDAAAVHGEKPLLPAEREELLRLRKQVAEQDKDIAFLKKASAYFAAMQQNRPGSN; encoded by the coding sequence ATGTCTCGCAAACGCCGGTCGTTCACGACCGAGTACAAGGTCGAGGCCGCCCACCGGGTGATCGATTCCGGACGCACCGTCGCCGAGGTCTCCCGCGAACTCGGCATCCACGAAAGCCTGCTGGGGCGCTGGGTCGCCGACGAACGCCGCCGCCTCGACGCCGCCGCCGTCCACGGTGAGAAACCGCTGTTGCCAGCGGAACGCGAAGAGCTGCTCCGGTTGCGGAAACAGGTCGCCGAGCAGGACAAGGACATCGCGTTCCTGAAAAAAGCTTCGGCGTACTTTGCCGCGATGCAGCAGAACCGGCCCGGTTCGAACTGA
- a CDS encoding MaoC/PaaZ C-terminal domain-containing protein has product MPIDLKTALGAELPSQEFAWTPSDVQLYHLGLGAGERWTDAGELRYLDDKQPQVLPTFATVAPTMRVTEPPRVSYPGVEIDLAKVVHGSQEIVVHRPIPAEGKATATGRVTELWDKGSAAVLTRELTIVGSDGEPLWTDRSSIFAKGEGGFGGERGPSNKVELPDRAPDFEVLTPTLPQQALLYRMCGDRNPLHSDPAFAEAAGFPKPILHGLCTYGLVCKAATDTVLDSDASRVAGFRARFAGVLFPGETIRSRIWRAGNELIIGATVVEREDAAVLGDVRLTIAD; this is encoded by the coding sequence ATGCCCATCGATCTGAAAACCGCTCTGGGAGCGGAACTTCCGAGCCAGGAGTTCGCGTGGACTCCGTCGGATGTGCAGTTGTACCACCTCGGCCTGGGCGCGGGTGAGCGCTGGACCGACGCCGGCGAGCTGCGCTACCTCGACGACAAGCAGCCACAGGTGCTGCCGACATTCGCGACCGTGGCCCCGACCATGCGGGTCACCGAACCGCCGCGGGTGAGCTACCCGGGGGTGGAGATCGACCTCGCCAAGGTGGTGCACGGCAGTCAGGAGATCGTGGTGCACCGGCCGATTCCGGCCGAGGGCAAGGCGACCGCGACCGGACGCGTCACCGAACTGTGGGACAAGGGTTCCGCGGCCGTCCTGACCCGCGAACTGACCATCGTCGGCTCCGACGGGGAACCGCTGTGGACCGACCGCTCCTCCATCTTCGCCAAGGGCGAGGGCGGCTTCGGCGGTGAGCGCGGACCCAGCAACAAGGTCGAATTGCCCGATCGCGCACCGGATTTCGAGGTGCTGACCCCGACCCTGCCGCAGCAGGCGCTGCTGTATCGCATGTGCGGTGACCGCAACCCACTGCATTCGGATCCGGCCTTCGCCGAGGCCGCCGGATTCCCGAAACCGATCCTGCACGGCCTGTGCACCTACGGCCTGGTCTGCAAGGCCGCCACCGACACGGTGCTGGACTCCGACGCGAGCCGGGTCGCCGGATTCCGCGCCCGGTTCGCGGGTGTGCTGTTCCCGGGCGAGACCATCCGCTCACGCATCTGGCGTGCGGGGAACGAGTTGATCATCGGGGCGACCGTGGTCGAGCGTGAGGACGCGGCGGTGCTGGGCGATGTGCGGTTGACTATCGCCGACTGA
- a CDS encoding NAD(P)-dependent oxidoreductase: MFIGIIGASGNIGQPLVGESLARGHHVRAFTRDISRAVVAHDNLTWAELDVFDSEAIAAQLPGLDVLVSCYQPGNAATDFEATVRQSIADPTVYATVARTLLRALDTHPRTRLIVVGGAGSLEYAPGRTTADDDDRLHETLDGAGLPRGYAVAVRGHRDALQVLRTSNRRWTYLSPAEQIGPGERTGRFRIGGDQPVVDAEGRSRISFADAAVALVDEIEDPRFVQRRFTIGY, encoded by the coding sequence GTGTTCATCGGCATCATCGGCGCCAGCGGAAATATCGGACAGCCTCTGGTCGGCGAATCGCTCGCGCGCGGCCACCATGTCCGGGCATTCACCCGCGACATTTCGCGCGCTGTGGTCGCGCACGACAATCTGACCTGGGCCGAGCTGGACGTCTTCGACAGCGAGGCGATCGCCGCCCAGCTGCCGGGGCTGGACGTGCTGGTCAGCTGCTATCAACCCGGCAATGCCGCAACAGATTTCGAGGCGACGGTGCGGCAGTCCATCGCCGATCCGACCGTGTACGCCACGGTGGCACGGACATTGCTGCGTGCCCTCGACACCCACCCGCGCACCCGGTTGATCGTCGTGGGCGGGGCCGGCAGTCTGGAATACGCACCCGGCCGGACCACCGCCGACGATGACGATCGATTGCACGAAACTCTGGACGGCGCCGGTCTGCCCCGGGGCTACGCGGTCGCCGTCCGCGGGCACCGCGATGCGTTGCAGGTGCTGCGCACATCGAACCGCCGGTGGACCTACCTCAGCCCTGCCGAGCAGATCGGCCCCGGCGAGCGCACCGGTCGCTTCCGCATCGGCGGAGACCAGCCGGTAGTCGATGCGGAGGGCCGCAGCCGGATCTCGTTCGCGGACGCAGCGGTGGCTCTGGTGGACGAGATCGAGGACCCTCGTTTCGTGCAGCGCCGGTTCACGATCGGGTACTGA
- the kstD gene encoding 3-oxosteroid 1-dehydrogenase has translation MFYMTDREYDVVVVGSGAAGMTAALAAAHHGLRAVLIEKAAHYGGSTARSGGGVWIPGNKALKASGRPDDREEARRYLHSIIGDVVPKEKIDTYIDRGAEAFDFVLDHSPLRMTWVPGYSDYHPEAPGGLGSGRSCEPKPFNLKVLGAEAANLEPPYAKAPLNVVVMQTDFVRLNLIKRHPKGMMRAMRVGARTYLAKFTGKQIVGMGQAIIAAMRKGLQDANVPVLLNTPLTKLITEDGRVVGVEATVDGEPTVFKARYGVVLGTGGFEHNAEMRTKYQRQPITTEWTTGAAANTGDGILAGMEVGADIGFMEDSWWGPTIFKGGKPWFALAERNLPGAIMVNADGKRFGNESAPYVEAVHTMYGGKWGQGDGPGENIPAWLVFDQRYRNRYIFAGLQPGQRFPSRWMENDNIVKADSIAELAEKLGVPAENLANTVTRFNAFAEKGVDEDYGRGKSHYDRYYGDPTVKPNPCLAALVQGPFYAAKIVPGDLGTKGGLVTDTAARVLREDGSVIEGLYASGNSSTPVMGHTYAGPGATIGPALTFGYLAVMDIVEKAKQQSAAAASGR, from the coding sequence GTGTTCTACATGACTGATCGGGAATACGACGTGGTGGTGGTCGGCAGCGGCGCCGCCGGAATGACCGCCGCCCTCGCCGCCGCGCACCACGGCCTGCGTGCGGTGCTCATCGAGAAGGCCGCGCACTACGGCGGCTCGACCGCACGTAGTGGTGGCGGCGTGTGGATCCCGGGCAACAAGGCGCTCAAGGCGTCCGGCCGGCCCGATGACCGGGAGGAGGCACGCCGCTACCTGCACAGCATCATCGGTGACGTGGTGCCGAAGGAGAAGATCGACACCTACATCGACCGCGGTGCGGAGGCCTTCGACTTCGTCCTCGATCACTCCCCGCTGAGGATGACCTGGGTGCCGGGCTACTCCGACTACCACCCGGAGGCCCCCGGCGGTCTGGGTTCGGGGCGGTCCTGCGAGCCGAAGCCGTTCAACCTGAAGGTGCTCGGCGCCGAGGCGGCCAATCTGGAACCGCCCTACGCCAAGGCTCCGCTCAACGTCGTCGTCATGCAGACCGACTTCGTCCGCCTGAACCTGATCAAGCGCCATCCGAAGGGCATGATGCGCGCGATGCGGGTCGGCGCCCGCACCTACCTGGCGAAGTTCACCGGCAAGCAGATCGTGGGCATGGGCCAGGCCATTATCGCGGCGATGCGCAAGGGCCTGCAGGACGCGAACGTCCCGGTGCTGCTCAACACCCCCCTGACCAAGCTGATCACCGAGGACGGCCGGGTCGTGGGCGTGGAGGCCACGGTCGACGGTGAGCCGACCGTGTTCAAGGCCCGCTACGGCGTGGTACTGGGCACCGGCGGTTTCGAGCACAACGCCGAGATGCGCACCAAATACCAGCGCCAGCCCATCACCACCGAGTGGACCACGGGTGCCGCGGCCAATACCGGTGACGGCATCCTCGCGGGGATGGAGGTCGGCGCCGATATCGGCTTCATGGAGGATTCCTGGTGGGGGCCGACCATCTTCAAGGGCGGCAAGCCGTGGTTCGCCCTCGCCGAGCGCAATCTGCCGGGCGCGATCATGGTCAACGCCGACGGGAAGCGATTCGGAAATGAGTCCGCTCCTTACGTCGAGGCCGTGCACACCATGTACGGCGGCAAGTGGGGTCAGGGTGACGGTCCGGGCGAGAACATCCCCGCCTGGCTGGTGTTCGACCAGCGCTACCGCAACCGCTACATCTTCGCCGGGCTACAGCCCGGCCAGCGCTTTCCGTCCCGCTGGATGGAAAACGACAACATCGTCAAGGCCGACTCGATCGCCGAACTCGCCGAGAAGCTGGGCGTGCCGGCCGAGAACCTGGCCAATACGGTGACCCGCTTCAACGCCTTCGCCGAGAAGGGTGTCGACGAGGACTACGGCCGCGGCAAGAGCCACTACGACCGCTACTACGGCGATCCGACGGTCAAGCCGAACCCGTGCCTGGCGGCACTGGTGCAGGGACCGTTCTACGCGGCCAAGATCGTTCCCGGCGACCTCGGCACCAAGGGCGGCCTGGTCACCGATACCGCCGCGCGGGTGCTGCGCGAGGACGGCAGCGTGATCGAGGGCCTGTACGCCTCCGGCAACTCCTCGACTCCGGTCATGGGTCACACCTACGCCGGCCCCGGCGCGACCATCGGTCCCGCGCTGACCTTCGGCTACCTCGCGGTGATGGACATCGTCGAGAAGGCGAAGCAGCAGTCGGCGGCCGCCGCGAGCGGTCGGTAG
- a CDS encoding PIN domain-containing protein, translating to MAVMVSGRGTSVLVDANVLFSQTLRDWLALLYLDPGNEMFEVMWTDDIMTEFHYHLRKKFPLHSDAQIGGIRRRLEDSFRTGWVTGYTIDESVAYPDVGDAHVHCAAVHANVDILLTGNAKDFAGIDDLPYEIYKAGEFFELVDDSNPALVRAVTEQQLVYHLRKSRTNKVSLPERLKSAGARGFAERVRRHLQEIDLDALLPSPS from the coding sequence ATGGCGGTCATGGTCAGTGGGCGGGGTACAAGTGTGCTCGTCGATGCCAATGTTCTTTTCTCCCAGACACTTCGGGACTGGCTAGCGCTGCTCTACCTCGACCCCGGCAACGAGATGTTCGAGGTGATGTGGACCGACGACATCATGACCGAGTTCCATTACCACCTGCGCAAGAAATTTCCCCTGCACAGCGACGCGCAGATAGGCGGCATTCGGCGCAGGCTCGAAGACTCCTTCAGGACAGGATGGGTTACCGGCTACACGATCGACGAGAGCGTCGCCTATCCAGATGTAGGCGACGCACACGTCCACTGCGCCGCTGTCCATGCCAACGTCGACATCCTGCTGACAGGCAACGCCAAGGACTTCGCAGGAATCGATGACCTGCCGTACGAGATTTACAAGGCGGGTGAGTTCTTCGAACTCGTCGACGACTCGAACCCAGCTCTGGTCCGAGCGGTGACCGAGCAACAGCTCGTTTACCACCTACGCAAGAGCAGAACCAATAAAGTGTCACTGCCTGAGAGACTGAAATCTGCGGGAGCACGGGGCTTTGCCGAGCGGGTCCGGCGGCACCTTCAAGAGATCGACCTCGACGCACTCCTGCCCTCGCCGTCTTGA
- a CDS encoding RibD family protein → MPRPYVVLSVAVSVDGYIDDTIPERLYLSNEADFDRVEVVRTKCDAILIGAGTLRRDNPRLIIKNPERLAARAAAGEPAHLQKVVVTGSGNLDPAARFWHFGVEERIPIAYTTDAGAEKLRDRLGDLAVVVSLGTAVDFGAMLDDLGNRGIGRMMIEGGTSIHTAVLAAGLADELHLAVAPLLVGQADAPRFVNPAEFPGGSRRRMKLVDVTQIGDVAFLRYFPKAESDGN, encoded by the coding sequence TTGCCCCGACCGTACGTAGTCCTGTCTGTCGCGGTCAGCGTGGACGGCTACATAGACGACACCATCCCCGAACGGCTCTACCTGTCCAACGAGGCCGACTTCGATCGCGTCGAAGTCGTACGCACCAAGTGCGACGCCATCCTCATCGGCGCGGGAACTTTGCGCCGCGACAACCCACGCCTGATCATCAAAAACCCCGAACGCCTGGCAGCCCGCGCCGCGGCAGGTGAACCCGCGCACCTACAGAAGGTCGTGGTCACAGGCTCCGGCAACCTGGACCCGGCCGCCCGCTTCTGGCATTTCGGCGTCGAGGAACGCATTCCGATCGCCTACACCACCGACGCCGGTGCCGAGAAACTCCGCGACCGCCTCGGCGACCTTGCCGTCGTCGTATCACTGGGCACGGCAGTCGATTTCGGTGCCATGCTCGATGACCTCGGCAACCGCGGCATCGGCCGGATGATGATCGAGGGCGGCACCAGTATTCACACCGCTGTACTCGCCGCCGGTCTGGCCGACGAACTCCATCTCGCTGTCGCCCCGCTGCTCGTCGGACAAGCCGACGCACCCCGGTTCGTCAATCCGGCCGAGTTCCCTGGCGGGTCACGCAGGCGGATGAAGCTGGTCGATGTGACCCAGATCGGTGACGTCGCATTCCTCCGGTACTTCCCGAAAGCCGAGTCCGACGGCAATTGA
- a CDS encoding DUF2283 domain-containing protein, translating to MTETCNVRPPLLVSRDPQSNAASIEFGRSDRPRWTLPVRDGEHLVGTLRFAEDGELMEIELLDAETQMPRSLRNLDEGNNQS from the coding sequence ATGACCGAGACGTGCAACGTCAGGCCCCCGTTACTGGTGTCGCGGGATCCTCAGTCCAACGCCGCCTCAATCGAGTTCGGCAGAAGTGACCGCCCGCGGTGGACCTTGCCGGTCCGGGACGGCGAACACCTCGTCGGAACCCTGCGGTTCGCCGAAGATGGTGAACTCATGGAGATCGAGTTGCTCGATGCCGAAACCCAAATGCCGCGTTCATTGCGGAATCTGGATGAAGGCAACAATCAATCGTAG
- the dmpG gene encoding 4-hydroxy-2-oxovalerate aldolase, translated as MNYVLQPFSQELDVRVTDTSLRDGSHHKRHQFTATEVRDIVAAVDAAGVPVIEVTHGDGLGGSSFNYGFSKTPEQELITIAAQTAKQAKIAVLMLPGVGVKEDIKISQDNGASIVRIATHCTEADVSIQHFGYARDLGMETVGFLMMSHSQPPEVLAKQARIMADAGCQCVYVVDSAGALVLDQVSERIAAVVAELGDDAQVGFHGHENLDLAVANSIYAVKAGAKQIDGSARRFGAGAGNTPVEAFIGVADKIGIKTGIDFFAIADAAEDVVRPVMPQECLLDRQALMMGYAGVYSSFLKHAERQAERYGVSAAEMLVRAGKRKLVGGQEDQLIDIALELQREQAGVTA; from the coding sequence ATGAACTACGTATTGCAGCCGTTCTCCCAGGAACTCGACGTCCGGGTCACCGATACCTCTCTGCGTGACGGCTCCCATCACAAGCGCCACCAGTTCACCGCCACCGAGGTCCGCGATATCGTCGCGGCCGTCGACGCGGCCGGCGTGCCGGTGATCGAAGTGACTCACGGCGACGGCCTGGGCGGCTCATCGTTCAACTACGGTTTCTCCAAAACCCCTGAGCAGGAACTGATCACGATCGCGGCGCAGACCGCGAAGCAAGCCAAGATCGCGGTCCTCATGCTGCCGGGTGTCGGCGTCAAGGAGGACATCAAGATCTCGCAGGACAACGGCGCGTCCATCGTCCGCATCGCCACCCACTGCACCGAGGCCGACGTCTCGATCCAGCACTTCGGCTACGCCCGCGACCTCGGCATGGAAACTGTCGGCTTCCTGATGATGTCGCATTCGCAGCCGCCGGAGGTGCTGGCCAAGCAGGCGCGCATCATGGCCGACGCCGGATGCCAGTGCGTGTACGTCGTGGACTCCGCCGGTGCGCTGGTGCTCGATCAGGTGTCCGAGCGCATCGCCGCGGTCGTCGCCGAACTCGGTGACGACGCCCAGGTCGGTTTCCACGGCCACGAGAACCTCGATCTGGCCGTCGCCAACTCGATCTACGCGGTCAAGGCCGGCGCCAAGCAGATCGACGGCAGCGCGCGGCGCTTCGGCGCGGGTGCGGGTAACACTCCGGTCGAGGCGTTCATCGGCGTCGCCGACAAGATCGGGATCAAGACCGGTATCGATTTCTTCGCGATCGCCGACGCCGCCGAGGATGTCGTGCGCCCGGTCATGCCGCAGGAATGCCTGCTCGACCGCCAAGCTCTCATGATGGGCTACGCCGGGGTCTACTCCAGCTTCCTCAAGCACGCCGAACGGCAGGCCGAGCGGTATGGGGTGTCGGCGGCGGAGATGCTGGTACGCGCGGGCAAGCGCAAACTCGTCGGCGGACAGGAAGATCAGCTGATCGACATCGCGCTGGAACTGCAGCGGGAACAGGCGGGCGTGACCGCCTGA
- a CDS encoding acetaldehyde dehydrogenase (acetylating), which produces MPNNGKVTAAIVGSGNISTDLLYKLLRSERIEPRWMIGIDPDSEGLKRARGLGLETSHEGADWLLALPEKPDMLFEATSAYVHREYAPKYEAAGIRAVDLTPAAVGPAVVPPVNLGANIDTPNVNMITCGGQATIPIVAAVSRVVEVPYAEIVASVSSVSAGPGTRANIDEFTKTTSRGVETIGGAQRGKAIIILNPAEPPMIMRDTIFCAIPEDADTAAITDSIHRMVADIQEYVPGYRLLNEPQFDEPSVISGGMAKVSVFVEVEGAGDFLPPYAGNLDIMTAAATRVGEVMAEQILTARV; this is translated from the coding sequence GTGCCTAATAACGGGAAGGTGACAGCCGCGATCGTCGGCTCGGGGAATATCAGCACCGATCTGCTGTACAAGCTGCTGCGTTCGGAGCGGATCGAGCCGCGCTGGATGATCGGCATCGATCCGGACAGCGAGGGCCTCAAACGCGCTCGCGGCCTGGGCCTGGAGACCTCGCACGAGGGCGCTGACTGGCTGCTCGCGCTGCCGGAGAAGCCGGACATGCTGTTCGAGGCGACCTCGGCGTACGTCCATCGCGAATACGCGCCGAAGTACGAGGCGGCCGGCATCCGCGCGGTGGACCTCACCCCGGCCGCGGTCGGTCCGGCCGTTGTGCCGCCGGTCAACCTGGGTGCGAATATCGACACCCCGAACGTCAACATGATCACCTGCGGCGGGCAGGCGACGATTCCGATCGTCGCGGCCGTCTCCCGGGTGGTCGAGGTGCCCTACGCCGAGATCGTCGCCTCGGTGTCGTCGGTCTCCGCCGGACCCGGCACCCGCGCCAATATCGACGAGTTCACCAAGACCACCAGTCGTGGCGTGGAGACCATCGGCGGTGCCCAGCGCGGTAAGGCGATCATCATTCTCAACCCGGCCGAGCCGCCGATGATCATGCGCGACACCATCTTCTGCGCGATCCCCGAGGATGCCGACACCGCCGCGATCACCGATTCGATCCACCGGATGGTCGCCGACATCCAGGAATATGTGCCCGGCTACCGCCTGCTCAACGAGCCGCAGTTCGACGAGCCGAGCGTGATTTCCGGTGGGATGGCGAAGGTTTCGGTGTTCGTGGAGGTCGAGGGCGCGGGTGACTTCCTGCCGCCCTACGCCGGCAACCTCGACATCATGACCGCCGCCGCCACCCGCGTCGGCGAGGTCATGGCCGAACAGATCCTCACGGCTCGGGTCTAG
- a CDS encoding IS3 family transposase, whose product MAKYAGPDDIETAGTSRCEGQRFSIRRMARLLRVSKSGYHAWVNRCAATFPTGRQQRRADLTAKIVEVHAESAGTYGSPRITGELRDQGERVSAKTVAKIMASIGLEGISPRTFKVRTTVRDPAASFPPDLVSRQFDQGRPDAVWTTDVTYLTCGEGDMFLCAIRDGHTRRVLGYSIADHIGADMVTAAIDHAVAARGGRVEGTILHSDRGGEFTAHLTTLACARHGLRRSMGATGICWDNSASESLWSSFKHEHYYRHAYATKTELIASVDNWMDWYNNRRRHSSIGNVSPVRFEQSLTIAAEAA is encoded by the coding sequence ATGGCCAAGTACGCCGGCCCCGACGACATCGAGACCGCCGGCACCAGCCGCTGTGAGGGACAACGATTCTCGATCCGCCGCATGGCTCGCTTGCTGCGGGTATCGAAATCCGGCTACCACGCGTGGGTGAACCGTTGCGCGGCAACGTTTCCCACCGGCCGGCAGCAACGGCGAGCCGACCTGACCGCAAAGATCGTCGAGGTCCACGCCGAGTCCGCCGGCACTTACGGGTCGCCCCGCATCACCGGCGAATTGCGTGATCAGGGCGAGCGGGTCTCGGCCAAGACGGTCGCGAAGATCATGGCCTCTATCGGGCTGGAAGGCATCAGCCCGCGTACGTTCAAGGTGCGAACCACCGTGCGAGATCCGGCCGCGTCGTTCCCGCCGGACCTGGTGTCCCGCCAGTTCGACCAGGGCCGTCCCGACGCGGTATGGACAACCGATGTCACCTACCTGACCTGCGGAGAAGGCGACATGTTCCTCTGCGCGATCCGGGACGGGCACACCCGTCGCGTGCTGGGCTACAGCATCGCCGACCACATCGGTGCCGACATGGTCACCGCCGCTATCGACCATGCGGTGGCGGCCCGCGGCGGCCGGGTCGAGGGCACGATCCTTCATTCGGACCGCGGTGGTGAGTTCACCGCGCATCTGACCACGCTGGCCTGCGCCCGGCACGGGCTGCGGCGGTCGATGGGGGCGACCGGAATATGTTGGGACAACAGCGCATCCGAATCGCTGTGGTCGAGTTTCAAGCACGAACATTACTACCGGCACGCCTATGCCACGAAGACAGAACTTATTGCCTCGGTTGACAATTGGATGGACTGGTACAACAATCGCCGTCGGCACTCGTCGATCGGTAACGTCAGTCCCGTCCGTTTCGAGCAGTCACTGACAATCGCAGCCGAAGCTGCTTAA